A stretch of the bacterium genome encodes the following:
- the tsaE gene encoding tRNA (adenosine(37)-N6)-threonylcarbamoyltransferase complex ATPase subunit type 1 TsaE, which produces MKISSCSSSETKKFAGLLAKKVLKKPSKNSALVIGLSGDLGAGKTTFVQGFLKAIGVKKRITSPTFVLIKNYQITKLPNRHIYHIDCYRFQKPKELLKLEFKEIINNPQNIILIEWAEKIKKILPKKNVIWLKFDYGKKENERNIKTMVI; this is translated from the coding sequence ATGAAAATTTCAAGTTGTTCCTCAAGCGAGACCAAAAAATTTGCCGGACTTTTGGCTAAAAAAGTTCTGAAAAAGCCGTCTAAAAACTCGGCTTTGGTTATTGGTTTATCCGGCGATTTGGGCGCGGGGAAAACCACTTTCGTCCAAGGATTTTTAAAAGCAATCGGTGTAAAAAAACGAATCACCAGTCCCACGTTTGTTCTGATAAAAAATTACCAAATTACCAAATTACCAAACCGCCATATTTATCACATAGATTGTTATCGGTTTCAAAAACCCAAAGAACTGTTGAAATTGGAGTTTAAAGAAATAATCAATAATCCTCAAAATATTATTTTGATTGAATGGGCGGAAAAAATAAAAAAGATTCTGCCGAAGAAAAATGTAATTTGGCTGAAGTTTGATTATGGGAAAAAAGAGAATGAAAGAAATATCAAGACAATGGTAATTTAG
- the ruvB gene encoding Holliday junction branch migration DNA helicase RuvB: MTKEKNNHEDKNIDLILRPTSWSDYVGQENVKKNLKMIMDAARKRGEVCDHLLFYGQAGLGKTTLANLLAKEMGTNIKTTTGPALEKAGDLVAILTNLEPNDILFIDEIHRVNKLIEEIFYPAMESRKIHLIIGKGPSARSFSLDLPPFTLVGATVRVSLLSNPFRSRFGATFKLDYYNLENVEKILQRSARLLGVELDTPALKILARASRFTPRVANRLLKRARDFTEVYSHGKIDEEVAVKTLAMLEIDEMGLEAYDRRLINTIIEKFNGGPVGLKNLAASLSEDEGSIEEVYEPYLMTLGFLSRTSAGRVATQAAYEYFKIKNKGLGV, encoded by the coding sequence ATGACTAAAGAAAAAAATAATCACGAGGATAAAAATATTGATTTGATTCTGCGGCCGACAAGCTGGTCTGATTATGTCGGTCAGGAAAATGTCAAAAAGAATTTGAAAATGATTATGGATGCGGCCAGAAAGCGGGGCGAGGTCTGCGACCACCTGCTTTTTTACGGCCAGGCGGGTTTGGGTAAAACCACTTTGGCTAATTTACTGGCTAAAGAAATGGGCACGAATATCAAAACCACCACCGGTCCGGCTTTGGAAAAAGCCGGCGACTTGGTGGCGATTTTAACCAATTTGGAGCCAAACGATATTCTTTTTATTGACGAAATTCACCGCGTTAATAAATTAATTGAAGAAATTTTTTATCCGGCGATGGAAAGCCGGAAGATTCATTTAATTATCGGCAAAGGCCCATCGGCCCGGAGTTTTTCCCTGGATTTGCCGCCCTTCACTTTAGTGGGAGCAACTGTCAGAGTCAGTTTGCTTTCCAATCCTTTTCGTTCCCGTTTCGGAGCGACTTTTAAGCTGGACTATTATAATTTAGAAAACGTTGAAAAAATCCTCCAGCGTTCGGCGCGGTTACTGGGAGTGGAATTAGATACGCCGGCTTTGAAAATTTTGGCGCGGGCTTCGCGTTTCACGCCCCGGGTGGCTAACCGGCTTTTGAAAAGAGCGCGGGATTTCACCGAGGTTTATTCTCACGGGAAAATTGACGAAGAGGTGGCCGTTAAGACCTTGGCGATGTTGGAAATTGATGAAATGGGGCTGGAGGCCTACGACCGGCGGCTTATAAATACTATTATTGAGAAATTTAACGGCGGCCCGGTGGGTTTGAAGAACCTGGCGGCCAGTTTAAGCGAAGACGAGGGATCAATTGAAGAAGTTTATGAGCCGTATTTAATGACTCTTGGTTTTTTGAGCCGGACTTCGGCCGGTCGGGTCGCCACCCAGGCGGCTTATGAGTATTTTAAAATCAAAAATAAGGGATTGGGCGTTTAA
- a CDS encoding DNA polymerase I, translating into MKTLLLIDANSLIHRSFHALPPFTSPEGEPTGALYGLSSILIKIFKEQKPDYWTAAFDRPEPTFRKKLFKEYKAHRPKAPDELISQLIKAHEVFEKFGIKTFEQAGFEADDLIAALAKHFKTEKELKIIILTGDLDTLQLVDDGKVEVETPKKGVSEIMVYDKKAVQERYGLNPEQLPDYKGLVGDKSDNIL; encoded by the coding sequence ATGAAAACCCTATTACTTATTGACGCCAATTCTTTAATCCATCGGTCTTTCCACGCTTTGCCGCCGTTCACTTCTCCGGAAGGCGAGCCCACCGGCGCTCTTTATGGGTTATCATCCATTCTTATAAAAATTTTTAAGGAACAGAAACCGGATTATTGGACCGCGGCTTTTGACCGGCCGGAACCGACTTTTCGGAAAAAACTTTTCAAGGAATATAAAGCCCATCGGCCGAAAGCGCCCGATGAGCTGATTTCTCAGCTTATCAAAGCCCATGAGGTTTTTGAAAAATTCGGGATAAAAACTTTTGAGCAGGCGGGCTTTGAAGCCGATGATTTGATTGCCGCTTTGGCAAAACATTTTAAAACGGAGAAAGAATTGAAGATTATAATTTTAACCGGCGATCTTGATACGCTTCAGCTGGTTGACGACGGCAAAGTGGAGGTAGAGACCCCGAAAAAAGGCGTAAGTGAAATTATGGTTTATGACAAAAAAGCCGTGCAGGAGCGCTATGGCTTGAACCCCGAGCAATTGCCGGATTATAAGGGTTTGGTCGGTGATAAATCCGATAATATCTTA